TGACAACAACTTTTCCATCAACGGTTTCCTCGGATTTGATATGAACGGAAAAACGGCAGGTGTTATCGGGACAGGAAAAATCGGGCGCACCTTAATATCAATTCTAAAAGGCTTCGGCATGCGGGTTGTCGCTTATGATGCCTTTCCAAACGAAAAAGCCGCCGAGGAGATCGGATTTACTTATCACAATCTCGAAGAATTATATGGAGAAAGCGATATCATCAGCCTCCATTGTCCACTGACACCGGATACACACCATCTCATCAACCACGATGCAATCTCCCGGATGAAACCCTCGGTAATGATTATCAACACCAGCCGAGGGCAGTTGGTAGATACCGACGCCCTTCTCGACGGGCTGAGGGAGAAACGGATAGGATCCGCCGGACTCGATGTCTACGAAGAAGAGGGTGAATACTTTTTCGAAGATCTCTCAAATGAGGCCCTCGATGATGATCGTCTCGCCCGACTGCTTACGCTTCCCAACGTACTGGTTACCAGTCATCAGGCCTTCTTCACGGAAGAAGCACTCAGGAAGATTGCCTCCACCACCCTATCCAACCTGGATGCATGGTTTGCCGGAGAAGCACTTGAAAACGAAATTTGCTATCGTTGTAATGAACCGGAATGCAGAAAAGAGAAGGCAGGCCGCTGTTTTTAAGCCGTAAGGTTATGTCACTGGAATAACAAATTTAAAGCGGTCTCCCCGAATCAGCTGTCTGCATCGATGGATAGGTCTGCTATTGCCGTCATACACATAGTCTTCCATAAGAATGAGTGCACTCTTATTCTTAATTCCCAAAAGTTCCGCCTCATTGGGCGAAGCATAACACAACTCGATGATCTTTGTAGCCTTTTGGGGTACAATTCCTCTCTCACGCAATATCCCATAGAGTGATTCTTCCAAATTCTCTTTGAGCAGAAACAAAAACTCCTGCGTAAAATGAAGATATTCGATAATGACAGGTTCATCATCGGCATAGCGAACTCTAATCACTTCAATGATCTTCTGATCCGGAGAAGCATTGAGGACGTCCGTATCAATATCATCCGGATTAATCATTTTCACGCTGATAACCCGTGCGGAGGGAATCATGTTTTTAAGCTGGCAGATATCGGAAAAGCCCATAAACTCTTCAATATTACGTTCTATTTTCTTATTAATGACAAAGGTGCCTTTCCCCTGCTTTTTGACCAATAGATGCTCTTCTACAAGCTTATTTATCGAGTTACGCACAGTAATCCTGCTGACATCAAACTCTTTGCTCAACTCCGTTTCCGACGGTATGCGAGTATCGTAAGCGTATGTTCCATCTGCAATTCTTTTTCGTATCACCTGAACAATTTGTTCATACAGAGGCACACTATTGGACTTACTTATATCGTCCATATTCCTAAATCCTTTTCTTTGTCGAAATTACCTAATATGTAGTGTACCCAAATATCCCATAAAAAGCTATTGTTGTCGGTGTGTGCAGTTGGTGTTACGAATATTGGTGGTTATCATGCCTGAATACCAGTACCACTTCAAGCAATAACGATACAATGATGATCAATAAAAAGAGAACATCTGTCAATGAAGGAGCCTCTCCCAATATAAGCAGGACCCAAAGGGGATTCATCACAGGCTCAATCAAAGTGATACAAGAAGCTTCCAAAGAGGAAATGCTCTTGATCCCAAGCCCGAACAGGATATAGGAAACCACATTTACCGTTACAGAGGCAAAAAAAATGATGAAAAGCTCATCTTTTGTAATAAGAAGTACATGATAATTATCATAAGGATGTGCAAGCAGGAAAAAAACGAGTGCACTGGCAGCATTAACCACCGCTACCACAAAAAAGGTATCAAGATCGGCAAGGCGTTTCATGGCTCTGGTAAAAAGAGCAAAACCGATTCCGCAACAGAATGCCGGTAGCAGCATGGGAAAAGAAAAATCCCGAATCGTTGCAATGGCATTCATAACAACACCACATAGCATGAGTAGTTTCGGGTATTCCTGCCGTATCGAAATATATCGATTTCGAAAAAGATAAAAGATGAAAAGATAGACGGGAGCAGTATATTGCATAGCAATAGCGGTGGCAGCCCCCAAGAGCCGAGTTGCAATGACAAAGCCCCCTACATAAAGGGAATAGCTAAGGCTTACCACCACCAGGGGTTTCCAAGCAGATCTGATTTGTTTTAGCTTGTGCCCTCCGCAAAAGGGCCACAAAATGGCTGCCGTAAGGCTATTCCGATACAAAAGATAGATAAAAGGGAGTGTTTTAATCCCTCTTACAACAACCCCGGAGGTACTCCACAGTAGTGCTGCAAAAAGGACCTGCAACACCCCTTTTGTTGCAGCAGGAGTCCTGTGTTCTCTTTGTTCCATGCTCTTTGCTCTTGTATTACCTTATCCTTTTACGGCTCCAGAGGTGAGCCCTCGGATAAAGTGTTTCTGAAGAAGCATAAAGACAACAATCATCGGAAGTGTTGCGATGATGATTCCGGATAAAAGTACTACATAATCAATACGGAGCTGTCCTTTGAATGCCATAAGGCCAACAGGAATGGTCATCTTTTTTATATCCTCAATGAACACCAAGGCAAACATAAACTCATTCCAGACAAACTGGAGGTTTACCAACGCACAGGAAGCGAGTATGGGTTTACTCAAAGGAATGATGATGCTTTTAAAAACCTGCCAGCTATTGTATCCGTCAATGTAGGCGGCATCCTCCAGCTCTCCGGGAATCGACAGCATGTAGGCCCGTATGAGAAATGTCGAAAACGGTATTCTGAAAGCAATATAGGGAAGAATCAATGCCGCATAGGTATTATACATGCCAAGTTTTGTAAGCATCTTAAACAGAGGAACCAGGGCGACCTGTTCTGAAAGGGTCATTCCTCCAAGAATGATAAAGAAAATAAGCCTGTTGCCTTTAAAGGAAAATCTGCTGATTCCATAGGCTGTCAAAGCACTGACCATAACAATCAGGATCAGGGAGACGGAACTGACGACAATCGAGTTCTTGTAATAGGCGGATAGTCCTTGAATCCACGCGTTTTGATAGTTTTCAAAATGGAGTCCCTCAGGAAGGGACAAAGAGTTGAGAAATAATTGATTGTTCGTTTTAAGTGAATTGATGATCATCCACCCAAAAGGAAGAAGAACCAACACCACAAGCAAAAGCATCAGGACATGTAATGCTATACCAAGTAACAGACTCTTTCGCTTTTGCACGCTCCAAGAAGGAATAACACGAAAATCTTTGGTCGACTCCATACTACTCCTCCCCCGACCTTGCTATGCGTAGATTCAACAACGAAATAGTAAACGTTATGATTAAAATGACTATGCCGACGGATGCGGCCATACCAAGATCATCATAGAGAAAGGCTTGCTGATACAGATATGTCCCTAAAACCTGAGTACTGTTGCCCGGTCCACCTGAGGTAGTGACATACACTTCGGTGAAGAGCTTAAATGCACCGATGATGGTAATAATAGAACAAACGACAAGTTGCTCTTTCACAGAAGGTATCGTGATATTGATAACGCGCTGAAAAGAATTCGCCCCGTCGATTCGGGCGGCTTCATAGTACTCCTGAGGAACCTTTTGAATCGCGACAATCATCAATATTGTGATATATCCGGTAAATTGCCACTGACTCATGGCTATGATTGCGAAGATTGCTATCTGGCCCTCGCCAAGCCATGCATGCTGCAGGGAATCGAGACCGATACTCCTGAGTAGGGAATTCAATAATCCCATCTTAGGTGTATACACAAATTGCCACAGCAAACCAACCGCAGTCAAGGACATCAGGGCTGGAAAAAAGAAAACGTTCCGATACAAAACACGTAACGGACCGCATAACTTCGACTCAATTAAGATAGCAAGGAAGGTACCGAATCCTACCTGGACAATTAAGGAAATAAGAACATAGAGAATATTATTCCGTAAAATAACCAGAATGATCGGATCAGTACATAACCTCTGATAGTTTTTTAGCCCGACACATGTCATCCCTCGGGAATAGGAACTCAAAGAAAAAAAGCTGTACACAAAGTTTGCAAAAACAGGAATATAGACAAAGCCCATAACAAGCAGTAGACCGGGAAGTACATACAGATATGGTGTCGATTGTTTGACTTTCATGAAAACCTCAAAGAGGTACCGGGCATGCCACAATACTCGGTACCCGTATATTGAATTACAAACTAAAATTCCGATCTGACGATCTTTGCCAGATCCTGAATATCCTTCATAAGGGCTTCCGGCGTGATATCTCCGTTTGTCAGCTCAGATACACCGGTAAGATATCTGTCTACCAATTTCGCGTGGAGATCATTATCAAGCCAATAGGCAAGCCCGGAAGCATTAAGAATCATGTTGTATGCATCGCGGATCGGCTCATCGGTAAATGAGCCGTCAATTTGCCCCTTTGTCCCGTTGAACCAGCGAATCTCTCTAATCTGCTTTTTCCCGACCTCCGGGCCTGTCAGGTATTTAAGAAATGCCACAGCCTCATCGGGATATTTCGTCTTACTCGAACACCAGAACCCCTCTGGAGCACCTGTAATATATCCCTGATCACCCTTACCATCGATAACGGCAGGAAATGGAAACATCCCATATTTAAAGGGTGTTGTCATAGCATCTTCAAGGTAATTCACCTCAATTGTTTCCATATACATCATCGCGGTTTCCTGATTCGCGAAGCTTTGTCGGGCCATCTCATGGGACAATCCGTTGGGATAATCATTTACATACTGCATAAGTTCTTGATACAGTTCTAACGCCCTGACATATCCGGGATCAGTAAAGCTCCCCGTCTCCGGATTGTAATCCCGTAGGCGGGTCTCGTTATCTACAACTTTCTGATTCAATGTACCAATGTAATGTGATGAAGGCCAAATCTCTTGGTTCCCATATGCGATGGGAGTGATGCCTTTGGCTTTAAAGGCTTTGCAGACGGCTATCAGTTCTTTATAGGTCTTCGGTATCGTTATTCCGTATTTATTAAAAAGTGCTTTGTTATAGTAGAAGGCTTTACCGCTTACCCGAAAGGGCATACCATACAGTTTTTCCTTGTAGTAAAAGGGTTCGACCAAACTGGTGATCATATAATTCTGCCATTGTGAGTCCCCCTCGTAATAAGGGGTCAGATCCAAGACCAGATTTTCACGGATGAATCGATTTGAAAAATCACCTACCCAACCAAAAAAAATATCAGGACCTTGTTCAGAGCCGAGAACAACTTTCAGTTTTTCCTTGTAAGGAGCATTTGCCGCCGATACCACTTCAATGTGCACATTCGGGTGGGATGTTTCATACTCTTTAATTACCTGAGCAATGAAAGCACTGTAATTGGCTTCCGGAAAACGATGAAACAACTTAAGGGTAATAGTATCTCCACTATTCGCTTCCTGTTTACCTTCCGACCACACAAGCGGGATCGAAAAAACTACAACCAAAACCGCCAATAATACCACTCTCTTTTTCACAATTACCTCCCTGTGAATGATGGAATCATCCTTTTTGGTTTTATTTCTTTGCCTGTGAAAATCTTTTTCAGTATCCCTCCTTCAAAACCTTGATTTTCTATCAATACTGGCATCCGTACCCAAAGGAGCCGTGCTTCATGCAATTTTGTGTCGCAAAAACAACGGCTGCGGCCAAGGCGAGCCGGATCTTGCTCTCCTCCATATCCTCAGGGTGTTTTCCATCGGCCCTGCGCTTCAAAATTTCAAGAGAGTGGACTAAAAAGGCCGTTAACAAGGAATCTCCGGCTCCCATGGAATCGACGATATGTATAGGAATCGCATTCTGATTAATCCGAAGATCACCTACGGCAACAGAGACTCCACGCATTCCTTTCGAGGCTATAATAATCTTGCACCCAAACTTCTGTATGGATGTAATGAGCTCATCGATCTCGTCATCAGGTAAATGGCTACAGGATAAGGCAGCCGAGAAAATATAAGGACAAACCTTTTCGCATCTCTCCGCGGTAAAACTGGTCGAAAAATCATAGGATAGATACGGATTCAACGAGCTAATGTGCGGCAAAAAATCGTCAAGATAGCTAAAACAGCTTGTATGAATCAAATCAAAGGTTTTTATGTATTGGTCATCTATATAGTTCAGTATGATCGGATGTGTTTTCGCAACACCTCCTTTGTTGGATCCCACAAAAACCCTATCTCCGTTGCGAATCTCTACTTCGGCAAATCCGTTTTCTCCGGCTTCTACTCTTGTCCTTGAAATATCAATATCAAGTTCACGTAAAACAGAGAAAATATGCCATGCAGGCAGATCATCCCCTATAACTCCCATATATGCGGAATGGCAATGCAGGTGCTTTGCATATACGCTGAAATTCAGGGCGTTCCCACCCGGATACATGATCCGATCCGTCCGATATTTGTCTACAACATTATCTCCGAGTCCCAATACTCTCAGCATGCCTTATCCCTCGCCTTTACGTCTCAGTTAATATTTGACTTTCCACATGTATCGTCTGGTCATCAATGGATGCTTACGAATATATGCCAGCTCCTCATTGTAAAGGGCAACAATGTTCGTCAACACAAGAGGAGAAAAATATTCGGAAACGGTATCATCAATTACATTAATTCCTAAATCCCGAACATCGATCGTGTAGATCTTTGCGGCGTAACGTTTCAGAAATGAAAGCACACGCTCATCAAGAGGGCGAGTCCTCCCCTCACTTAAAAACAGCAAGAACGGGGTCTGCGTATCTGCGATTTCCAGGGGGCCATGAAAAAATTCCCCGCTGTGGATGCTTGAGGAATGGATCCACTGCATCTCTTTTAGAATGCAGATATCCTCGATATATGCGGAACCAAAACTTGCTCCGCTGCCGATCGTGTAGATAAGCTTTTCAAGCGCATTTTCCTGTGCAAATTTTCTTGCCGCAGGCCGTACCATCTCTTTGGCCCTGGTAACGACGGAATCAAGCGCCTCGAATCCCTTCATTGCGGCATCGTAATACTTCCACCCCTCAAGTTGATTGAGGACCTCAATCGCAATTCTGAGTCCCTTACTGGCTTTCTGTTGCGCCTCAGACGAAGCAGGTCCCCATTCATAAATAATTGTCCGGTCGCCGTATTTTGTAATTTCCGATCCTTCGGCATAGCTAAAGGCTATGGTCGAGGCACCCTTCGATCTTGCAAGCTTAATGGCTTCAATCGTCTCGGGTGTGGTGCCCTGATGAGAACAGGCAATGACAAGAGAATTTTTGTCCAACGATGCGGGAGTTGCATGGACAAATTCATTAGCAGAGTAGTAGCCGATCCTCCTAAGTTTTCGGCTTTCGCTCTCCAGAAGGAACTTACAGGGATAAAAGGCTGCAATCGATCCACCACAGGCGGTAAAAAATACCTTGTCGATTCCACCTACATCTTTTTTTGCCTTCAAAATATCGGCAATAATTTGTTCTTCAAGCACGACTCTCTCCTTATGTTATATTATGTTTAAAGACATCTTATAACGTATTATTACTATTTGCAAGTCAATATTGCTGTCGTGCTGCTTTTTGGTGAATGGGCATAAAAAAACCGCCCCCGAAAGAGGGCGGTTGATAGTAACAGTGAAGTAGGGAATTAACCCTTGTAGTCTCCCGGCTTGATTTCGTCGCCGTACTTCTCTTTTGCCGCATTGATCTTGGCAATGGCCGCATCCCAGTAATCGTAGATCTCTTTGGGAGTATTGGCATCCATCTTTTCATAGAAGGCCTTGGTCCGTTCGAGCTTCTGGACCCATTTACTGCAGCGGAAGGTAAAGAGATAGGTGTAATCGGCCTCGGAGAAGTCCTCATCCAGGTACTTCTTGAAAAGTTCCTTCACATCCTTGTACAGAGGAATCTTTCCGGTAGGCGTATCGTAGGTCTCGTATTCTCCGTGGATTCGTCCTTCGGCCCAGTGGAGCCACACCTTCTTGGCAAGCTTGCTGGTCATGAACTCGCCCTTGGGGCCTCTCATGAAGTAGTTGGTGCTGAACACCTTGGGACAGTTCTTTACAGATTCACCGAACTTGATATTGTTGATGGTGTATTCGCCCAAAGGATAGGAAACAAAGTCCATGTTTGCCATGGGAGAAGGCTTTCGAACCCCCTCGGCACCAAGGGTTGCGGAAGTGGTTTCAGATTCCAGGGTGGCAGCCTTCAGGAGAATACCATCCTTCCAGTTGGGGGACTCTTCGACAGGAACGGTAGTGTCGCTGTCGCGGCCTCCGTACAGGATGCCTTCGACCTTTACACCATCCTTGGCATTGAACCCCTTCTCGTCGATATTGTCGAGGTAATCAAGGCGCATGGTGTAGCGGGCGTTACCATGTGCGATACCGACCTCGTTTCCTTTTGCATCCTTTACACCCTTCTTCCATTCGCCGAAATGGTTAAGCCCCTCGTCGGGAGCATCGACACCCTGGCCGAGCCAGTAGGGTTTCTTGTCTTTACCGAGAAGGATGTTGGAGAAGATTACTTCCTGGTCCTTCATCAGGTTTTCGTAGATAACAGGATCGTCTTTGGCGTTTACATCCTTGATGATACCGAACATACCGAACTCAACGTTTACGGCCCGGAATTCACCATTGATGTTGCGGAAGTAGGCAATATCGTCACCGACAATCTGCTCGCCGGGAATCATGGCAGTGGAGGTCTTTCCACAGGCAGAAGGATAGGCACCGGTAAAATAGGTCTTTCTATTCTTCTCTTTGTTCACACACGCCATGACGAACATGTGCTCACACAGCCATCCCTCTTTACCGGATTTACTGATGGCAAGGCGCATGGAGTGTTTCTTCAGTCCGACGGAGTTTCCGGCATACTGATCATTCATCGAGTAGACGATGTTATTCTGAGTGTCCATGTAGATCCGACGATTGTCGAGATCTACCGAGCAACCTCGATCATCGAGCTTTCCGGCAGAATGAATAAAGCGGAAAAAGTCGCCTTTCTCACTCTCTTTCATGTTGAGAAAGTGCTCATAAGCGGTACGATAGAGGATCGATTCTGAATGAGCAACGTACCAGCTGTCGGTAAACTGGACACAGGGGATGGTAAAAACGCTGCCGGTAGGTCCTTCGGCGAAAAACTTAACCACCGCATCCTTTCCCTTCATGTTGTCTTTTGCAATGCCCATGATCTCTTTATAGCCCTCATCATAGGCTACAGAGTTGAGGGTTTTCATCTTTTCGAGGTTTTCGGGATAGACCATGTAACGGGTATTAACCTTGTCCCGGGCCTGATCACCGTAGCCGTCCCAGTGGATGGTCTGCTTGGAGAGGGCCATGGAATGCTCTTCTCCCTTTGCCAGAGCCTGATCACGAATGTACTGATTATCTTTTTCGCTGTCGTCACAGACGAAAATAGAGGCGGGATCGCAATGTTCGGCAAATTCGCCGACAAAATCGTACACCTTTTGATTCTTGAGTGCGGTAAGCTTAGCATAGCTTTCGGCGCTCATCTTGCTTTTCAGCAGATCGTCATATTTTGGATTCATAGAACCTCTCCTTACATAGTAGGTGTTCGTATTTTACTACGTAATATCTTACCTTTTTTTTCACCTTTGTTTCAAGGTATTAACTATTTACAAGAGAAAAAGTAACACGCCTTTAAAGAGATGTTGACTTCCACCTTAACCTAGCTCAGGATGGAGGAATGACGTTATTGGTATGGCTTACAAGTAAGGAAACGGAATGCTGGAACCTTTCGTACAATCAGGAAATACGGCTGAAGAAAGCGTTACCCCAATGGAAGATCATAGTTGTTCGTGATGCAGACGCCTTCGTTTCCGCATTGCCAAGGGCCGATGCAATAGCTTCATGGCTTTTTCGTCAGGAGTGGTTTGCCCTTGCTTCGTCGCTTCAACTGTTGAAAACTCCGGCCGCCGGGCTCGATTATTTTGAGATCTCCCCACCTGGACATATAATCTTCGAAGGAAGCAGATTCCACGGCCTTCTGATGGCGGAAACGGCAATAGGCTACCTCCTGGCTCATGCCAGAGGAATTTGCAGAGCCGAACGGAGCATGAGCAAGGAGTCCGCACAGGAAAAAAGCTGGCCCCGCTGGGAGCTTGCCGGACAGATGCGGACCTTGAAAGGGAGCAGACTGACAATTCTCGGCTTTGGGGCCATTGGCAGCGAAGCAGGCCGCAGGGCCTCACTACTCGGCTGTAAGGTCACCGGTATCAAACAAAGACCGATATCGCATCTGCCTGTATGGTTCGGTCCGGAGGATCGGCTTTTTGCAACAGAAAAGGAACCTTTGGCATCGCTTTTTCTGCGAATTCTCCCCAGGACCGACCACCTGCTCATCGTTTTGCCGGGAGATAGGAAGACCGATGCGATCATCGGCAAGAAAGAACTTTCCCTTCTGCCTGATAACGCCGGAATCTATAATATCGGAAGGGGAAACGCCATAGAAGAATCGGCATTGATAGACCATTTAGCAAAGCACCCAGCAGCAGAGGCCTTCCTCGATGTATTTGAACGGGAACCACTGCCTGCAGCATCTCCGCTAAGGGCCTGCAACAATGCCTATCTCATGCCCCACCTCTCGGCCGCAGCGCCCGAATATCTGGATCTATTTATCGACGAGCTGGCGGCGAGATGTCTTGCCCTTGTGTATTGATTTCAGGCAAGGGCCGTGCGTTCTTCGTTCGAACGGGCAAGCTTCCTGGCAAGTAGTTTTGAAAGGAAAATGCCGTAATAGGGATAGTGCTTCATTACCTCAACAAAAGACTTTCGGCTGATCTTTACCAGCTTGGCATCCTCATCGGCAATGACGGTTGCACTCCGCCGATTATTCAGCAAAAAGCTCATTTCTCCCATGAATATATCCGCTGGAGTCAGGATTCCTACCTGATGTCCCTTGTGATAAACGGAAAAATGGCCGCTGGAGATGTAATAAAGGAAATCCCCCTGCTCTCCCTCGCTGAATATTTGATCACCCTTACTGGGACATATGACCTCTTCTCCCGAGAACCCTTCCGGGGTCTGACGGCCGTCCCCCTCAGAATGGTAGACCGTAAAGCTCACCTCATTTCCTTTGTCATTATAGGAAAGTTCGCTGCAAAATAACTCCGCCATCTTTATTCCACGGCCGTGAAAAGCATAGGGGTCCTGAGATGCAGTCTTTTGGCGCATCGAAGAAACATCGAAGCCCAGCCCCTCATCCCGGATTACAAACTTCGTCTTTTTCTTGTCGCTTTCCCAGGTAAAGCGTACCCGCTTTTTGTTGATCTCCGGATCAGTACATTTTTCCATTACCAGGTCGACCACGCTCAGGCCATGCGCCATTCCCGCGCTTTTCTCTTCATAGGTAATGCCGCAGTTGCCATGCTCAATGGCGTTGACAATCAGTTCGGAAAGGGCAAGCTGTAATCCCATCTTATCCTCGGAATGTAAAAAGCCCATCTGAACCAGGTTGGTAACGGGAATGCTCGCATAGATAGGGACCGCCAGGGTATCGTTCTCAATAAGGAAAGAACCGCTCATATTCTCAACGAGGCGATTGGATACCTCTTTCTGGAAAATAAGTTGCCAGTTCTCAATGATAATGGAGACACATTTTAAGAGATGGCTCCTGATCCTGCTGTAATCAAGCATCACTAAAAGATTGAGGTCCCGAAGTTCTTCGGCAAGGGCCTTTTCGTCCTGCTTCGAGGAATCGTAAAGCCCGATAATACCGAAGCTGTGGAGCCAGGAATCTCTCCTGACCTGATCCGCAATGGCGGATAAACGAATAACCGGATCCCCGCAATTTATCATCACAAGCTCCGGTAAGTCATAATTCAAAGACTCCTGCACCCTATGCTCGGCAGCAATCACACGAACCGAGTATCCGAGATTTTTTCCACCTCGACGGAAGGCCCCTCGAACCTTTCCCAGCACCGTCCTGTCGGAGTTCACCAATGCAATGAGTCCCATCCTATTCCCCTTTTTTCGTTTATCCTCTTTATATAGTTGTAATGGGGAAATGATTTCTTGACAAGTTACGGGATTCATGTAATAGATTAAGTATCTTTTTACATACTAAGAAGAAATCTTAGGAAGGAGACGGATATGGATAAGATGTTTGTTATGTGCCGGCACATTCTCACCGGTCCGACTGTTTTGTTCGTAAACATATCGCCATATCCGTGTCTGCAAATCCAGTAAAGAGAACTTCATAAGCACGGTTTACCGCGGTCTGTTACGGACCGCGGTTTTTTTTTGCTCCGTTATCGATGTACAAGGAGGTACACCATGTTTAACGACGGGCTTATGGATCATCTTGCGAAAATCAGACAGCAGGAACTCCTGGCCTCGGCCAGAAGTTCCAGGCCCGCTTCCCGACAAGGGAAGGGGGCGTCATTCCCCGGGCCGATCACCAGGGCAATTGCCCTCGGAATGATTACTCTCGGAATCAAACTACTCAGACAAGAAGGCAAGATGTAACACAACGTTGGCCCCTGTCCGATTTTGTCACAGGACAGGGGCTTTATGCATCGTAATAGCGCCTGACAAAGGCTTCGGCATTCTGAATTGATCCGCCGGCAGCCCCTTTAACCACATTGTTGACCATCAACATAAAACCGATACGGTTCCTTTCCTCTTTAATTCGTCCGGTATACACAACCATCCCCTTGGGATTGCCGTAAAAGGCATGCTTTGACTGGGGGAAGTTCTCTTGGGGAAGATAGGTAACGGGATGCTTCGGAGAGGATGGTAACGCAGGATCCACCAGGATAAAATCTTCCCAGGTATGTAAAACATCCTTAGGGCTCGGATTCGTCTCGAATTCCACCCATACGGACTCTATATGCCCGAACATCACGGGGACTCTAACGCAAAAGGGAAAAATTCGGGGATCAATCTCAAGAATTTTCTTAAGCTCCTTCACCATCTTCTCTTCTTCCCCACCGATAAAGGGAATAACGTTATCGGTAATATCAAAGGCGGAAAGTCCCGGATATCCGGCACCGCTTACCGACTGATAGGTACTTACGGTAACCTCTTTGATACCAAATTTGCGGAGAGGAGCAAGGGCAACGGCAAGTCCCGTGGTACTGCAATTGGCATTGGTAACGACGAAGCCGTTAGAAGGATACCCCTGTCGTTCAATCCATGAAAGCTGCGATAGATTGGCCTCAGGGATAAGAATGGGTACATCCTCTTGGTAACGCATTGCGCTGGCATTAGAAAAGACAAAAAAGCCGGCGTCCCGTAACTTGGGCTCCCATTCGGAGGCGAGATCAGCGGGCATTGCGGAAAAAACGATCTCAATACCTTCTTTTTTCATGAGGTCGATATCCAACTCGTTGAGTTCGAGATTCATCATCGAATGAGGAATTTCCTGAGGGACAACCCAATGCACCTCATCCCCATATAGATTGCCCTTTCTGGAAGAGGAGGCTGTGATGTGGCAGGTCTCAAACCAAGGGTGGTCCTGAAGCATCCACATAAAGACCTGGCCCACAGCGCCTGTAGCCCCAAGGACCGCCGTTTTTATTTTTTTTTCGCGCGTAAAATCCATAGAACCTCCTGTTGTCCAAAAACTTACCATTCAGTTTCATTATCTGAACAACAAATCGGTCCTCTGTCAACCAACAGAAGCCAACAGGAACCAAAAACACTTGCCCTGCCTCAAGAAGAAACGTATACTTGCATATACTTATTGCGAATGGGAGGCTTGCAAATGGGAGCTCCGATCTACAACGAACGAGTTAAGGAAAATGGAGAGGCCTACACCTTTCAGATATTCCGTGATGCAGCAGGGATCCGCGTCATAGTCTTTGACGCCTGCGGTGAAGCCCTTGCATCTTCCGTCCTTGCCGAGGCCAACGATGAGAAAATAAAAACGGCAGCAAGGGATTTTTGTGAAAATTATGCTATCGACC
This sequence is a window from Sediminispirochaeta bajacaliforniensis DSM 16054. Protein-coding genes within it:
- a CDS encoding 2-hydroxyacid dehydrogenase — its product is MKKKLRVAFFDTKPYDRHFFDLANNEKASYEINYIPERLSRRTAHLVEGVDAVCAFVNDDLSKPVLDRLVKAEVPVVALRSAGYNNVDLQAAWERVHILRVPAYSPYAVAEHAVAMMLSLNRKLHRAYYRTRDNNFSINGFLGFDMNGKTAGVIGTGKIGRTLISILKGFGMRVVAYDAFPNEKAAEEIGFTYHNLEELYGESDIISLHCPLTPDTHHLINHDAISRMKPSVMIINTSRGQLVDTDALLDGLREKRIGSAGLDVYEEEGEYFFEDLSNEALDDDRLARLLTLPNVLVTSHQAFFTEEALRKIASTTLSNLDAWFAGEALENEICYRCNEPECRKEKAGRCF
- a CDS encoding GntR family transcriptional regulator yields the protein MDDISKSNSVPLYEQIVQVIRKRIADGTYAYDTRIPSETELSKEFDVSRITVRNSINKLVEEHLLVKKQGKGTFVINKKIERNIEEFMGFSDICQLKNMIPSARVISVKMINPDDIDTDVLNASPDQKIIEVIRVRYADDEPVIIEYLHFTQEFLFLLKENLEESLYGILRERGIVPQKATKIIELCYASPNEAELLGIKNKSALILMEDYVYDGNSRPIHRCRQLIRGDRFKFVIPVT
- a CDS encoding DMT family transporter is translated as MEQREHRTPAATKGVLQVLFAALLWSTSGVVVRGIKTLPFIYLLYRNSLTAAILWPFCGGHKLKQIRSAWKPLVVVSLSYSLYVGGFVIATRLLGAATAIAMQYTAPVYLFIFYLFRNRYISIRQEYPKLLMLCGVVMNAIATIRDFSFPMLLPAFCCGIGFALFTRAMKRLADLDTFFVVAVVNAASALVFFLLAHPYDNYHVLLITKDELFIIFFASVTVNVVSYILFGLGIKSISSLEASCITLIEPVMNPLWVLLILGEAPSLTDVLFLLIIIVSLLLEVVLVFRHDNHQYS
- a CDS encoding carbohydrate ABC transporter permease — encoded protein: MESTKDFRVIPSWSVQKRKSLLLGIALHVLMLLLVVLVLLPFGWMIINSLKTNNQLFLNSLSLPEGLHFENYQNAWIQGLSAYYKNSIVVSSVSLILIVMVSALTAYGISRFSFKGNRLIFFIILGGMTLSEQVALVPLFKMLTKLGMYNTYAALILPYIAFRIPFSTFLIRAYMLSIPGELEDAAYIDGYNSWQVFKSIIIPLSKPILASCALVNLQFVWNEFMFALVFIEDIKKMTIPVGLMAFKGQLRIDYVVLLSGIIIATLPMIVVFMLLQKHFIRGLTSGAVKG
- a CDS encoding carbohydrate ABC transporter permease, with the translated sequence MKVKQSTPYLYVLPGLLLVMGFVYIPVFANFVYSFFSLSSYSRGMTCVGLKNYQRLCTDPIILVILRNNILYVLISLIVQVGFGTFLAILIESKLCGPLRVLYRNVFFFPALMSLTAVGLLWQFVYTPKMGLLNSLLRSIGLDSLQHAWLGEGQIAIFAIIAMSQWQFTGYITILMIVAIQKVPQEYYEAARIDGANSFQRVINITIPSVKEQLVVCSIITIIGAFKLFTEVYVTTSGGPGNSTQVLGTYLYQQAFLYDDLGMAASVGIVILIITFTISLLNLRIARSGEE
- a CDS encoding ABC transporter substrate-binding protein, whose product is MKKRVVLLAVLVVVFSIPLVWSEGKQEANSGDTITLKLFHRFPEANYSAFIAQVIKEYETSHPNVHIEVVSAANAPYKEKLKVVLGSEQGPDIFFGWVGDFSNRFIRENLVLDLTPYYEGDSQWQNYMITSLVEPFYYKEKLYGMPFRVSGKAFYYNKALFNKYGITIPKTYKELIAVCKAFKAKGITPIAYGNQEIWPSSHYIGTLNQKVVDNETRLRDYNPETGSFTDPGYVRALELYQELMQYVNDYPNGLSHEMARQSFANQETAMMYMETIEVNYLEDAMTTPFKYGMFPFPAVIDGKGDQGYITGAPEGFWCSSKTKYPDEAVAFLKYLTGPEVGKKQIREIRWFNGTKGQIDGSFTDEPIRDAYNMILNASGLAYWLDNDLHAKLVDRYLTGVSELTNGDITPEALMKDIQDLAKIVRSEF